One region of Vigna angularis cultivar LongXiaoDou No.4 chromosome 10, ASM1680809v1, whole genome shotgun sequence genomic DNA includes:
- the LOC108335080 gene encoding protein RER1A — translation MDVGVADDHSPEATISRWKFSVSRQYQHMLDKTTPHVLRRWIGCLVVAAVYVLRVYLVQGFYIVSYALGIYILNLLIGFLSPQVDPEIHDGPTLPTRGSDEFRPFVRRLPEFKFWYSITKAFCIAFVMTFFSAFDVPVFWPILLFYWVVLFTLTMRRQISHMIKYKYVPFSFGKQRYDGKRAPADSTSPTAD, via the exons ATGGACGTAGGAGTCGCCGACGATCATTCCCCGGAAGCCACAATATCGCGGTGGAAATTTTCGGTGTCGCGGCAGTACCAGCACATGCTGGACAAAACGACGCCGCACGTCCTCCGCCGCTGGATCGGGTGTCTGGTGGTGGCTGCCGTCTACGTCCTCCGCGTGTACTTGGTTCAAGGCTTTTACATCGTCTCCTACGCCCTCGGTATTTACATCCTCAACCTCCTCATCGGCTTCCTCTCCCCTCAGGTCGATCCCGAGATTCATGACGGCCCCACCCTCCCCACCAGAGGATCCGATGAGTTTCGCCCCTTCGTTCGCCGCCTCCCGGAGTTCAAGTTCTG GTACTCGATCACAAAGGCGTTTTGCATTGCATTTGTGATGACTTTCTTTAGTGCCTTTGATGTTCCAGTATTCTGGCCGATACTCCTTTTCTACTGGGTGGTCCTTTTCACACTTACAATGAGGAGACAGATTTCACACAtgatcaaatataaatatgttcCATTCTCATTTGGGAAACAG CGCTATGATGGAAAGAGAGCACCAGCAGATAGCACAAGTCCAACCGCGGACTGA